From a region of the Podospora pseudopauciseta strain CBS 411.78 chromosome 7 map unlocalized CBS411.78m_7, whole genome shotgun sequence genome:
- a CDS encoding uncharacterized protein (EggNog:ENOG503NWDB; COG:E) yields the protein MAPAAIEASIVDTVEPKKDTLALPEPARQRLIRSGVDLTNGYPYRPLVPLYLQDVYQLRSAERIHEDAGARADKSKKNLFSAASKVTDLTAHIGTEIEGLQLKDLTPEQRDELALLIAERSVVFLRNQDISPQQQRELGEWFGEVEVHPQVPQVPGVPGVTVIWPDLQAQDLPANFRNPGGASRWHTDLVHERQPAGITHLHNDTVPPVGGDTLWASGYGAYEKLSPEFRKFIDGKQAVYRSAHAYLDRENPSAGPKFVERVHPLVRVHPATGWKALWVNRALTTRIVGLDKAESDLILNYLHDVYEKNADIQARFRWTAGTSALWDNRITIHSASWDYEGKYSRHGTRVTSLAEKPYFDSKAPTRRQALGLLDEDEKEALGLARDRVGDHSP from the exons ATGGCGCCTGCTGCAATCGAGGCATCAATCGTCGACACAGTCGAGCCCAAGAAAGACACCTTGGCCCTCCCAGAGCCAGCCCGGCAACGGCTGATCAGGTCTGGAGTAGACCTGACCAACGGATATCCATACCGTCCACTAGTACCCTTGTATCTCCAGGATGTCTACCAACTCCGCAGTGCTGAGCGTATCCATGAAGATGCAGGGGCCAGAGCtgacaagtccaagaagaatCTGTTTTCGGCGGCAAGCAAGGTGACCGACCTGACAGCCCATATCGGTACTGAGATTGAGGGTCTCCAGTTGAAGGACCTGACACCCGAGCAACGTGACGAGCTTGCTCTTTTGATCGCGGAACGCAGTGTTGTGTTTCTCAGAAACCAAGATATTTCCCCACAACAACAGAGAGAGCTAGGAGAATGGtttggtgaggttgaagtgCAT CCCCAGGTCCCACAAGTGCCTGGCGTCCCGGGCGTGACTGTCATCTGGCCAGACCTCCAGGCCCAAGATTTGCCCGCCAACTTTCGTAACCCAGGAGGAGCGTCTCGATGGCACACCGATCTTGTCCATGAACGACAGCCGGCAGGCATTACCCACCTCCACAACGACACTGTGCCTCCGGTAGGGGGGGACACGCTCTGGGCCTCGGGATACGGTGCTTATGAGAAACTATCCCCCGAATTCCGCAAGTTCATCGATGGAAAACAAGCTGTGTATCGCTCCGCACATGCCTATCTTGACCGCGAGAATCCGAGTGCCGGTCCAAAGTTCGTCGAAAGGGTCCATCCTCTTGTTCGTGTGCACCCTGCAACAGGCTGGAAAGCACTCTGGGTGAACCGCGCGCTGACGACGAGGATAGTTGGATTGGATAAAGCTGAGAGCGACTTGATCTTGAATTATCTGCATGACGTGTATGAGAAGAACGCGGATATCCAGGCCCGATTCCGATGGACCGCCGGGACCAGTGCTCTGTGGGACAACAG AATTACGATCCATAGCGCCAGTTGGGATTACGAAGGAAAGTATTCGAGACACGGCACTCGTGTCACATCGCTTGCCGAAAAGCCCTACTTCGACTCAAAGGCCCCGACTCGTCGACAGGCTTTGGGTCTTCTGGATGAagacgagaaggaggctCTTGGTCTGGCAAGGGATAGGGTGGGCGACCACTCGCCTTGA
- a CDS encoding uncharacterized protein (EggNog:ENOG503NYFY; COG:Q): MSELRSQPSRQTVAVIGAGISGVCTAAHLLKEGLSVTVFERSSIAGGIWHYDDRVPGDPSYPSNTPSLGDYEVSQRGQFSYVTPPSEQRIETPQNQTFRVEANNYLSDLEAHFSPPGPCYQGLRNNVPTYLMESSLGQWPEGTEPVVGQRDVENYVQGLAEVHDVNNQTLFHTRVDEVKKTQDGSKWELRSVTLEKKELGVRFTERLHLFDRVVVASGHYNMPRIPDITGLKEWKTRFHARIIHSKQYRNPQRYRDQNVVVLGAGVSALDICRELDGVVNKVYQSARGGQFDLPVSLLPSSTRRVPEIASFILDNDERHQHFPEDGQHIPGKIALKDGQVLDKIHHVVMATGYITSYPFLPHLHSDTAPITEPGEYLVVTSDGNMAHNLHKDIFYIPDPTLAFVGVPYHVVTFSLFDFQAQAVARVFTGRAKLPSRKLMRHEYERRVLEKGLGRGFHSLHQEGKELAYVRELVEWVNEGDVHGEGRNDCNMKGHTAEWLAGYYEMKAKTRGLFPGRGIISVAEDTTLRN, encoded by the coding sequence ATGTCGGAACTACGAAGTCAACCTTCTCGGCAGACGGTCGCAGTCATCGGAGCAGGTATCAGCGGCGTATGCACAGCTGCACACTTGCTAAAAGAAGGTCTCTCAGTGACGGTCTTCGAACGCTCAAGCATTGCCGGTGGAATCTGGCACTATGATGACCGCGTTCCCGGCGACCCATCATATCCTAGCAACACGCCGTCTCTTGGGGACTATGAGGTTTCTCAACGAGGTCAATTTTCCTATGTTACGCCTCCATCTGAGCAAAGGATTGAAACACCACAAAATCAGACCTTTCGGGTGGAAGCAAACAACTACCTTTCCGACCTCGAGGCGCACTTCTCACCACCCGGCCCGTGTTACCAAGGCCTACGCAATAACGTCCCGACATACCTCATGGAAAGTAGTCTGGGCCAGTGGCCCGAGGGTACCGAACCCGTAGTTGGTCAAAGAGATGTTGAAAATTACGTCCAAGGCCTGGCAGAAGTGCATGACGTCAACAACCAGACTCTATTTCACACCCGAGTAGATGAGGTCAAGAAGACACAGGATGGGTCCAAGTGGGAGTTGCGATCAGTGACGTTGGAGAAAAAAGAGCTTGGTGTTCGGTTCACTGAAAGATTACATCTATTTGATCGAGTTGTCGTGGCTTCGGGGCATTATAACATGCCACGGATTCCTGACATTACTGGACTCAAGGAATGGAAAACAAGGTTTCACGCCAGGATCATTCATTCAAAGCAGTATCGAAACCCACAGAGGTATCGGGACCAGAATGTGGTGGTTCTTGGTGCTGGTGTGTCTGCTTTGGATATCTGCCGGGAGCTGGATGGAGTTGTAAACAAAGTCTACCAGAGTGCCCGTGGAGGACAGTTTGACCTCCCAGTCTCACTGCTGCCGTCATCTACGAGACGAGTGCCGGAAATAGCTAGCTTTATTCTCGATAACGACGAAAGACACCAGCACTTTCCGGAAGATGGCCAGCATATTCCCGGGAAGATCGCTTTGAAGGACGGCCAAGTACTCGACAAGATTCACCACGTGGTCATGGCAACAGGATATATAACATCTTACCCTTTCCTCCCGCATCTCCATTCCGACACGGCACCAATCACAGAACCAGGGGAATATCTGGTGGTGACATCGGACGGCAACATGGCGCATAACTTGCACAAAGATATCTTCTACATCCCCGACCCAACCTTGGCTTTTGTAGGCGTACCTTATCATGTGGTCACGTTTTCGCTTTTTGATTTTCAGGCCCAGGCGGTGGCAAGAGTGTTTACTGGGAGAGCAAAGCTTCCAAGTCGAAAATTGATGAGACACGAGTACGAGAGAAGGGTGCTGGAGAAAGGCCTCGGAAGAGGGTTCCACTCGCTACATCAAGAGGGAAAGGAGTTGGCGTATGTAAGGGAGCTGGTTGAATGGGTCAACGAAGGTGATGTTCATGGAGAGGGGCGGAATGACTGCAACATGAAGGGGCATACCGCGGAGTGGCTGGCGGGATATTATGAGATGAAGGCAAAGACTAGAGGGTTGTTTCCAGGTAGGGGAATTATATCTGTGGCGGAAGATACTACACTACGGAACTGA